Below is a genomic region from Eupeodes corollae chromosome 1, idEupCoro1.1, whole genome shotgun sequence.
ATTTCCGTGATGGGATTATTAGCAAGAAGTTGCATTTTGGGAAGTCAACTTTTTTGGCAGCTGTCCTCATTTAATATTTGCCATTGTTGTAATTCACGACAAAAATAGCCAACATTTTAACATAACTGCTTAAAGTTTTAGAGAAAATCTACCTAACCTTGTTATTTCTCGAAGTGTTGACGATAATTGGCCACCGAGATCATCTGATCTAACATCCTAAGAGCCTGTTCcacaatataaaagtaaatttaagtaaGTCTAATTAGATGTTAATGTGTCAAGTAACGTATGGGTTGGTTTAAAAAGCTAATAATATGGATAACTGACAGTTAAGAGTGTAAAAAGTATTATCATCAAGAGAAACGtgtttcgtaatttttttttaatcaaatggaTGTCCTTTTTCAAACCTTATAAAACTTATTCGATATGTTTTCTTACATCCTTATGAAGCCATTCAAAATACttcaattgaaaacaaactgtACAGAATCTATGGACGGAGTCAACTTTAGGGCTCATTTTTGCTTGAAGAAAGAAATATTGAGTCATGCATTGCTCTTCATACAATAAATATAaccatgtttaaagtttaaaataaaaataaatagcttTTATTAAGCTTaacttttaaaaacgaaaataaaggtGCAAGCAATAAGCTCCTACTTTATTTTCGCATTTAATTCTATGTATTAAAAACGAAACATTTTACAGAATCACCCTATTTTTCACATCATGAATATGACATCCCTGACTTTGTTACTgacatttaaaacttcaaaacaaacaGCTGTTCTGAAAACTTCATATCTTTTTTCTTCCTATTTTATAACGAACATTTGGTCGAGTAATTTTTGTGcgtgaaaacaaaataaaaacaaatcccaTTTCAAAGATGTTACGAAAATCCGCGGAGCTCCTCCGCCCCATGCAGTTGACGCGACACATCCGGGTTGCCTCCTTGAAATATCAAGAATTCGACCCCAACGAATCCCGTCTGCCGGACAAAATCAAGCGTGAAATCGATGCCTCAAAGAAAACTCTTCAATGGCGAACTCCAATCGGAGATCGACCAGGTGATTGGAACTCTAAGTTGAAAACATTTGCTGACATGGAACAAACAGCGGACTACATAACCATGATGCAGAAACCAATCGATCTAAGTCCGAAAGCTCTGAAAGAGTGGTGGACAGAGAGGAGAGAACGCACAGAGAGATTCCTCCAACAATACGTGGTCGAGCGTCATGAGCAACTGGGCAATGAGCTGGCCGCAGCACATTTTATCATTTTCCGAGGAGGTTCTGTGAAATTCCATCACGAACGAGATTGGAAGAGAACCGACGAGGAAGGTGAATATAATCTGCCAACAAAGTTCCACCCGGCATGGAAAGTCGAAGCCATAAAGTGTGACAACATGACTTTGTATTACGAGGGTCTTGAGAACATTCGGTGCTTGCCAAACCTCAAATTTCTCTCGTTTCGAAATGTAGCAACTTTCGACGACTGGTGCCTGGATCGAGTGTCAGGATCTGAATTCTGTCGGTTAGAAGTGCTCGATCTTTCCGGAACACAAGTGACCGCCAATGGACTACAATGCCTCTACAGAATACCCACAATGAAGCTCCTCATATTAGACGATCCAAAGGCGTCGGTAGAACTCGAATTGTCTTGCGCCCTCCTGGAGGAGGCAATACTCAATTTAAAGATTTTCCATGCCAAGGACATTCATGGTGAAGCAGAAAAAGAAAGCAGTGAAAATACCTCCTAAattagtattttgaaaaaatatataaaatctttaaaactttATTGTTGACTATTTGGGTTTTGTTTTCATGTACTCGGCTTTGATTTGCTCTCGGTTTTCCGGTTCTGGCAAATAAGGGACGATTCCTCTCGCCCGACGATCTGATCGAACTTTATtctataaaaagaattattgtgAGACTATATTCAAAACACAGAGATCTCC
It encodes:
- the LOC129954090 gene encoding distal membrane-arm assembly complex protein 2 — translated: MLRKSAELLRPMQLTRHIRVASLKYQEFDPNESRLPDKIKREIDASKKTLQWRTPIGDRPGDWNSKLKTFADMEQTADYITMMQKPIDLSPKALKEWWTERRERTERFLQQYVVERHEQLGNELAAAHFIIFRGGSVKFHHERDWKRTDEEGEYNLPTKFHPAWKVEAIKCDNMTLYYEGLENIRCLPNLKFLSFRNVATFDDWCLDRVSGSEFCRLEVLDLSGTQVTANGLQCLYRIPTMKLLILDDPKASVELELSCALLEEAILNLKIFHAKDIHGEAEKESSENTS